In Candidatus Desulfofervidus auxilii, one genomic interval encodes:
- the tmcB gene encoding electron transfer complex ferredoxin TmcB translates to MIERAKKWDITDIGLEEGMKRLTPEKIEKAVNRVLRGEGLARIKTYVDTCIHCGLCSAACHHYLSNDCDPSFAPVAKIKETLWEILKRKGKLTPEFIKKMAEIAYTECNMCKRCAMYCPFGIDIAWMLSLIRRICHFCGVVPQYLQDTVNSHSVTMNQMWVKQDEWIDTLQWQEEDAQDMVSTVRIPLDKEGADVMYSVIGPEPKILAQLLANAAVIMTVAGIDWTMPSFDGWDNSDMAMYSGDWEVMGRIKKAHFEAAMRLKVKKIVMGECGHAFRSVYDVGNRTLGWKMHPIPVIHAIQFYYELLCEGRIKIAKKIKEPVTLHDPCNVIRGRGLHEMARYIMQEICEDFREMWPNREYNYCCCAGGGVINCGPPWKTKRVDSNKVKAEQLQRTGAKILVTPCHNCHSGMEDIINYYKLDMHTKFISELLIECMEIPEGLKA, encoded by the coding sequence ATGATAGAAAGAGCCAAAAAATGGGACATAACTGATATTGGCTTAGAAGAAGGAATGAAGAGATTAACTCCTGAAAAAATAGAAAAGGCAGTTAATCGGGTATTAAGGGGAGAAGGTCTAGCCAGGATTAAGACTTATGTGGATACTTGCATCCATTGTGGATTGTGTTCTGCTGCTTGTCATCACTATCTTTCTAATGACTGTGACCCTAGTTTTGCCCCGGTAGCGAAGATTAAAGAGACTCTTTGGGAAATCTTAAAGAGAAAAGGGAAGCTTACACCTGAATTCATTAAAAAAATGGCTGAAATTGCCTATACTGAGTGTAACATGTGTAAACGCTGTGCCATGTATTGTCCCTTTGGAATAGATATAGCATGGATGTTGAGTCTCATCAGAAGGATATGCCATTTTTGTGGAGTAGTGCCTCAATATTTACAGGACACGGTAAATAGTCATTCAGTGACTATGAATCAGATGTGGGTAAAGCAAGATGAATGGATTGATACCTTACAGTGGCAAGAAGAAGATGCCCAAGATATGGTTTCTACTGTGCGCATTCCCCTTGATAAAGAAGGAGCGGATGTAATGTATTCTGTGATTGGGCCAGAACCCAAAATTTTGGCTCAATTACTGGCCAATGCCGCTGTAATTATGACAGTAGCTGGAATTGACTGGACAATGCCCTCTTTTGATGGCTGGGACAATAGTGATATGGCTATGTATTCTGGAGATTGGGAGGTCATGGGCAGAATAAAAAAGGCCCATTTTGAAGCAGCTATGCGCCTTAAAGTGAAGAAAATTGTGATGGGTGAATGTGGCCACGCATTCAGGTCTGTTTATGATGTAGGCAATAGAACTCTGGGTTGGAAGATGCATCCCATTCCTGTTATTCATGCCATACAATTTTATTATGAATTGTTGTGTGAGGGTAGGATTAAGATTGCCAAAAAGATAAAAGAACCTGTGACCCTACATGACCCATGTAATGTTATAAGGGGTAGAGGTCTACATGAAATGGCCCGCTATATTATGCAGGAGATATGTGAAGACTTCAGGGAAATGTGGCCCAATAGAGAATACAATTACTGTTGTTGCGCAGGAGGCGGAGTTATCAATTGTGGGCCACCTTGGAAGACAAAGCGGGTGGATAGCAATAAAGTAAAGGCAGAACAGTTGCAGAGAACTGGAGCAAAAATTCTTGTCACCCCATGTCACAACTGCCATAGTGGGATGGAAGATATTATTAACTATTATAAATTGGATATGCATACTAAATTCATTAGTGAATTACTGATTGAATGCATGGAAATTCCAGAAGGATTAAAGGCATGA
- the dsrM gene encoding sulfate reduction electron transfer complex DsrMKJOP subunit DsrM, translating into MSFNFSFYSALFIVIALILIPIIGVASHLQVLFGIVIPYLAFIIFLAGMIYQVVKWAKCPVPFRIPTTCGQEKSLPWIKYSRLESPFTTFDVIGRMVLEVLFFRSLFRNTKTVRHGERLSFVSAKWLWLGAIAFHYSFLVVLIRHLRFFTEPTPFFVRLIEKIDGLFQITIPALYLSGIVLVAALLFLLARRVVDPKLRYISLPADYFPLFLIISIALSGILMRYIFKTNIVAVKELTMGLATFHPRLPEGISAIFYVHIFLVSVLFAYFPFSKLTHMAGVFLSPTRNLANNNRAVRHINPWNPPVVIHTYEEWEEEFKDKIKAAGIPLDKEE; encoded by the coding sequence ATGAGTTTTAATTTTTCTTTTTACTCGGCACTTTTTATAGTGATAGCCCTTATATTAATTCCTATTATAGGGGTAGCCTCACACTTACAAGTTCTTTTTGGAATAGTCATACCTTATTTAGCCTTTATTATATTTTTAGCAGGCATGATTTATCAAGTGGTGAAATGGGCAAAGTGTCCGGTACCATTCCGCATTCCCACTACTTGTGGGCAAGAGAAGAGTTTACCTTGGATTAAATATAGTCGTTTGGAAAGCCCTTTTACTACCTTTGATGTAATAGGCAGGATGGTGCTTGAGGTGCTTTTTTTCCGTAGTTTGTTTAGAAATACAAAGACCGTAAGACATGGAGAGAGGCTTTCCTTTGTATCTGCCAAATGGCTATGGTTAGGGGCAATAGCTTTTCACTATTCTTTTTTGGTAGTTTTAATCAGACATCTGAGGTTTTTTACAGAACCTACTCCCTTTTTTGTGCGCCTTATTGAAAAAATAGATGGGCTTTTTCAGATTACCATACCTGCGCTCTATTTGAGTGGTATAGTTCTTGTGGCGGCTTTGCTCTTTCTTTTGGCAAGACGGGTGGTTGACCCCAAATTGCGTTATATTTCTCTTCCTGCTGACTATTTTCCTCTTTTTCTTATAATAAGCATTGCCCTGAGTGGCATTCTCATGCGCTATATCTTTAAGACCAATATAGTGGCTGTAAAGGAATTGACTATGGGATTAGCCACATTTCATCCTAGGCTACCTGAGGGTATTAGTGCTATTTTTTATGTCCATATCTTTTTGGTAAGTGTTCTTTTTGCCTATTTCCCATTTAGCAAACTGACCCACATGGCAGGAGTGTTTCTCAGTCCTACGCGGAATTTAGCCAATAATAATCGGGCTGTTAGGCATATTAATCCTTGGAATCCTCCAGTTGTAATTCACACCTATGAAGAATGGGAAGAGGAATTCAAAGATAAAATAAAAGCCGCAGGCATACCACTAGATAAGGAGGAATAA
- the dsrK gene encoding sulfate reduction electron transfer complex DsrMKJOP subunit DsrK → MAVETGEFCPEKDELLRSIDYVPPEKPWMETKPVFKKGTYCFAAREKHTKYMGFPNPREWEVGSEDWQLPENWKETFIEGMENRLKRWRSFRLFLDICVRCGACADKCHFFIGGGDPKNMPVLRAELFRSLYRRYFTTSGKVLGKLAGARDLDEDVLREIFYYAFQCTECRRCSVFCPYGIDTCEITMFMRELLVSLGLHVAWTIEPVANCQRTGNHLGIQPHAFKETFEFLEDDIEAVTGIKIETPINQKGADILFVAPSGDYFGTEGTYTCAGYMMLFEWLKRKYGLTYTWSAYAGEGGNFGMFTSNEAQKRLSAKIYAEAKRLGVKWIIGGECGHMWRDKHQYMDTMNGPADFLEVPVNPITGTVFENARSTKMVHICEFTADLIRHGKLDLDPSRNDHLIVTYHDSCNPSRAMGLFEEPRYCIRACCNNFYEMPENTIREKTFCCSGGSGVGSDEFLEMRMRGGICRGSAVKYVHEKHGVNRLLCICAIDRATLVSMMEYWCPAVDVGGIHELIANALVFPGEKSRTTDLRGLPLKKPVKGVEVEEEEMEE, encoded by the coding sequence ATGGCAGTAGAAACTGGAGAGTTTTGTCCAGAAAAAGATGAATTATTGAGGTCTATAGACTATGTTCCACCTGAAAAGCCATGGATGGAAACCAAACCCGTGTTCAAAAAAGGAACTTATTGCTTTGCTGCGCGTGAAAAGCATACAAAATATATGGGTTTCCCAAATCCCAGAGAGTGGGAAGTAGGTTCAGAAGATTGGCAACTTCCAGAAAACTGGAAAGAGACATTTATAGAAGGAATGGAGAATAGGCTTAAAAGGTGGCGTTCTTTTAGGCTTTTTCTGGATATTTGTGTGAGGTGTGGTGCCTGTGCGGATAAGTGTCACTTTTTTATTGGAGGTGGAGACCCTAAAAATATGCCTGTACTCAGGGCCGAACTTTTTAGGTCGTTATATCGGAGATATTTTACCACTTCAGGAAAGGTTTTAGGGAAACTTGCAGGTGCTAGAGACCTTGATGAGGATGTATTGAGGGAAATCTTTTATTATGCCTTTCAGTGCACAGAATGTCGTCGTTGTTCGGTTTTTTGTCCTTATGGTATTGATACTTGTGAGATCACCATGTTTATGCGTGAGCTCCTTGTTTCTCTGGGTTTACATGTAGCCTGGACCATAGAACCAGTAGCTAATTGTCAACGCACAGGGAATCACCTTGGTATTCAACCGCATGCCTTTAAAGAGACATTTGAATTTTTAGAGGACGATATAGAGGCTGTTACTGGAATCAAGATAGAAACCCCTATTAATCAAAAAGGAGCAGATATCTTATTTGTTGCCCCTTCTGGTGATTATTTCGGCACAGAAGGCACTTATACCTGTGCCGGTTATATGATGTTATTTGAATGGCTAAAAAGAAAATATGGTCTTACCTATACCTGGAGTGCTTATGCGGGAGAAGGTGGAAATTTTGGGATGTTTACTTCTAATGAGGCACAAAAGAGACTGAGTGCTAAGATATATGCTGAGGCTAAAAGATTAGGGGTGAAGTGGATTATTGGGGGAGAGTGTGGCCATATGTGGAGGGATAAGCATCAATACATGGATACCATGAATGGTCCTGCGGATTTTTTGGAAGTGCCGGTTAATCCTATTACTGGCACGGTATTTGAGAATGCAAGGTCTACAAAGATGGTGCATATTTGTGAGTTTACGGCTGATTTAATCAGACATGGTAAATTAGATTTAGACCCCAGCAGAAATGACCATCTAATAGTTACCTATCATGATTCATGTAACCCTTCTAGGGCCATGGGACTCTTTGAAGAACCAAGATATTGCATTAGGGCATGTTGTAATAATTTTTATGAGATGCCTGAGAATACTATTAGAGAAAAGACTTTTTGTTGTTCAGGTGGAAGTGGTGTAGGTTCGGATGAATTTTTAGAGATGCGCATGAGAGGCGGTATATGCCGGGGGAGTGCGGTAAAGTATGTGCATGAAAAACATGGAGTGAATCGCCTCCTGTGTATCTGTGCTATTGATAGAGCTACTTTGGTTTCTATGATGGAATATTGGTGTCCTGCAGTAGATGTGGGTGGTATTCATGAATTGATAGCCAATGCCCTGGTATTTCCTGGCGAGAAGAGCCGGACAACGGATTTAAGAGGACTACCCCTTAAGAAGCCTGTTAAAGGAGTAGAAGTAGAAGAAGAGGAAATGGAGGAGTAA
- the dsrJ gene encoding sulfate reduction electron transfer complex DsrMKJOP subunit DsrJ yields the protein MYDGGKILTGLIIGIALFTLPFWFNLGKAAKIPEPKLTPKAEKAKFCVESKEYMQAEHMALLDKWRDWVVRDGNRIYVGLHDKKYEMSLQNTCMDCHSNKKKFCDECHNYVDVTPYCWECHIEPKEEEEK from the coding sequence ATGTATGATGGAGGTAAAATTTTAACCGGCCTCATTATTGGCATTGCTTTATTTACTTTACCCTTTTGGTTCAATTTAGGGAAGGCGGCAAAAATACCAGAGCCAAAGCTCACTCCCAAGGCAGAAAAGGCAAAGTTTTGTGTGGAGTCTAAAGAATACATGCAAGCAGAGCATATGGCATTACTGGATAAGTGGAGAGATTGGGTGGTCCGTGATGGTAATAGGATTTATGTAGGTCTTCATGACAAAAAATATGAAATGAGTTTGCAAAATACCTGTATGGATTGCCACTCTAATAAGAAAAAATTTTGCGATGAATGCCATAACTATGTAGATGTAACACCATATTGTTGGGAGTGTCATATTGAGCCTAAGGAAGAGGAGGAGAAGTGA
- the dsrP gene encoding sulfate reduction electron transfer complex DsrMKJOP subunit DsrP has protein sequence MFEKALVGGRKYWTVVAILAAIVGVGAICYLWQLKVGLKITGMSRDVSWGFYIAQFTYLVGVAAGGVMIALPCYLHNYKKFARIVVLGEFMAIAAIIMCLLFIIVDLGKPMRLFNVLLHPTPNSILFWDMIVLNVYLFLNVVVGWAALEAERFHMEPAKWVKVLAVFSVVWAPCIHIVTAFLYSGLPGRHFWLTAIMAPRFLASAFAAGPSFIVLLALIIRKYSKFDPGREAIQTLAKIITYCIIINFCFFLFEVFTVFYSQIPGHMNHFKYLFVGLEGHGKLVPWMWVSMIGMFIVCILLVIPSIRRNEGSLAFCCVLLIITTWIDKGLGLVTGGFVPNPLEEITEYWPTVPEALITLGVWATGFLVVTILYKIAVSVNEEIEA, from the coding sequence ATGTTTGAAAAGGCATTAGTTGGAGGGCGGAAGTACTGGACAGTAGTAGCCATTTTGGCTGCTATTGTAGGAGTAGGTGCTATTTGTTATCTCTGGCAGTTAAAGGTAGGGTTAAAGATTACGGGCATGAGTAGGGATGTCTCTTGGGGTTTTTACATTGCCCAATTCACCTATCTGGTTGGCGTGGCGGCTGGAGGTGTAATGATAGCTTTACCTTGCTACCTTCATAATTACAAGAAATTTGCTAGGATTGTTGTTTTAGGAGAGTTTATGGCCATAGCTGCTATCATTATGTGCCTTTTATTTATTATTGTGGACCTTGGAAAACCCATGCGTCTTTTTAATGTATTATTACATCCTACTCCTAATTCTATTTTATTCTGGGATATGATTGTTTTGAATGTATATCTTTTTTTGAATGTGGTAGTAGGTTGGGCGGCCTTAGAGGCAGAGCGTTTTCACATGGAACCTGCCAAATGGGTAAAAGTTTTGGCTGTTTTCTCTGTAGTATGGGCACCTTGTATTCATATTGTAACTGCATTTCTTTATTCGGGTCTGCCTGGAAGGCATTTTTGGCTTACTGCTATCATGGCTCCTCGTTTTCTTGCCTCCGCCTTTGCGGCTGGTCCTTCATTTATAGTGTTACTGGCTCTTATTATAAGAAAATATAGTAAATTTGACCCAGGGAGAGAGGCAATTCAGACTTTAGCTAAGATCATTACTTATTGCATTATCATCAATTTTTGTTTCTTCTTGTTTGAGGTTTTTACTGTTTTCTACAGTCAGATACCAGGGCATATGAATCACTTTAAATATCTATTTGTTGGATTAGAAGGACATGGGAAGTTGGTGCCCTGGATGTGGGTCTCTATGATAGGAATGTTTATAGTTTGCATCCTTTTGGTCATTCCTAGTATACGCAGAAATGAAGGTTCATTGGCCTTTTGTTGTGTATTATTGATAATTACTACCTGGATAGACAAAGGTCTTGGTTTGGTTACTGGTGGTTTTGTGCCTAATCCTTTGGAAGAAATAACTGAGTATTGGCCTACAGTACCTGAGGCACTAATTACTTTAGGGGTATGGGCCACAGGCTTTTTAGTGGTAACCATTCTTTATAAAATAGCTGTCTCAGTTAATGAAGAAATAGAGGCGTAA
- the dsrO gene encoding sulfate reduction electron transfer complex DsrMKJOP subunit DsrO encodes MGLNRREFLKIAGVSVMGLGAPTMALNALFKNQLNASQISPNPKALHAKRWAMVVDLKKMNKEIVEKCIKACHSIHNVPHIPDKKREIKWIWETHFEHAFPEQAHEHMDEVLEHIPVPVFCNNCENPPCVQVCPTKATFQREDGIVMMDMHRCIGCRFCMAACPYGSRSFNWQDPRPFIVKENPEYPTRTKGVVEKCEFCSERIEKGLMPACVEVSEGAMIFGDLGDPESEVRKILRSRYSIQRKPGLGTRPAVYYLI; translated from the coding sequence ATGGGCCTTAACAGAAGAGAATTTTTAAAAATAGCAGGTGTTTCGGTAATGGGGTTAGGTGCCCCTACTATGGCTCTAAATGCACTTTTTAAGAACCAGTTAAATGCCTCACAAATCTCACCTAATCCTAAAGCTTTACATGCAAAAAGATGGGCTATGGTAGTAGATTTAAAAAAGATGAATAAAGAAATTGTTGAAAAGTGCATAAAGGCCTGTCATAGTATTCATAATGTGCCTCATATTCCTGATAAAAAACGTGAGATTAAGTGGATTTGGGAAACACATTTTGAACATGCCTTTCCAGAACAGGCACATGAACACATGGATGAGGTATTAGAACATATACCTGTGCCTGTGTTTTGTAATAACTGTGAGAATCCTCCTTGTGTGCAAGTTTGCCCTACAAAGGCTACATTTCAAAGAGAAGATGGCATTGTGATGATGGATATGCATCGTTGTATTGGCTGTAGGTTCTGTATGGCTGCCTGTCCTTATGGCTCAAGGAGCTTTAATTGGCAAGACCCCCGTCCCTTTATTGTCAAGGAGAACCCGGAATATCCAACCAGGACCAAGGGAGTAGTAGAAAAATGTGAATTTTGTTCTGAAAGGATTGAGAAGGGTCTTATGCCAGCTTGTGTGGAAGTATCTGAGGGGGCAATGATTTTTGGTGATTTGGGAGATCCGGAATCGGAGGTAAGAAAGATATTACGTTCACGCTATTCTATTCAGCGTAAACCTGGTCTAGGAACCAGGCCAGCAGTTTATTATTTAATATAA
- a CDS encoding transposase — translation MLGLRGAAMKKNRFSIDQIIRILAEAETPGNSVAFVARKYGIVEQTIYRWRQKYKGFSASEAKRLKALEEENARLKRLLAEKELEIQTLTELIKKNF, via the coding sequence ATGTTAGGATTAAGGGGAGCGGCTATGAAGAAAAATAGATTTAGTATTGACCAAATCATTCGTATCTTGGCTGAAGCTGAAACTCCAGGTAACTCTGTGGCGTTTGTCGCTAGAAAATATGGAATAGTAGAACAAACTATCTATCGCTGGAGACAAAAATACAAGGGTTTTTCTGCTTCTGAAGCCAAACGACTCAAAGCTCTTGAGGAAGAAAATGCAAGACTTAAAAGACTTTTAGCTGAAAAAGAATTAGAAATACAAACACTAACAGAACTTATTAAAAAAAACTTCTAA
- a CDS encoding RsbRD N-terminal domain-containing protein produces MNLQNLLIEKRSVILDKWLDLILEGYQKRGQIFFKKEKDRFLNPVGYEFRKGIGGIYRALIEKVEDSEVTIFIDKIARIRAVQDFSPAQAVSFIFLLKKAIREELEETILKDGLADEWLELESKIDHLALLCFNIYMQCKEKLYEIRVNEIKRKTYSLLKRADLIYEIPDFKEDNSDSKNIEMRRGVNEF; encoded by the coding sequence ATGAATTTGCAAAATCTATTGATAGAAAAAAGGTCTGTTATTTTAGATAAGTGGCTTGATTTAATATTAGAAGGTTATCAAAAACGCGGACAAATCTTTTTTAAAAAAGAAAAAGATAGGTTCCTCAATCCAGTGGGATATGAGTTTCGTAAGGGGATAGGTGGTATTTATCGGGCACTTATTGAGAAAGTAGAAGACAGCGAAGTAACCATTTTTATTGATAAAATTGCTAGAATTAGAGCAGTTCAGGATTTTTCTCCTGCCCAGGCAGTATCCTTTATCTTTTTATTAAAGAAAGCAATTAGAGAAGAATTGGAAGAAACAATTCTAAAGGATGGACTTGCAGATGAGTGGTTAGAACTTGAATCCAAAATAGATCATTTAGCTCTTCTTTGTTTTAATATATATATGCAATGTAAAGAGAAACTTTATGAAATTAGGGTAAATGAAATAAAAAGGAAGACATACAGTTTATTAAAAAGGGCAGATTTGATATATGAAATCCCTGATTTTAAAGAAGACAATTCCGATTCTAAAAATATTGAAATGAGGAGAGGAGTAAATGAGTTTTAA
- a CDS encoding HD domain-containing protein → MGSNPPYIKNPEALGVIREIVSYHCGEIENIEDLTKERIIDGKKIRIGLLIALLRIADTMDAGEQRLPDEEIIATSLALSSTCEPFQGQFEHYMRRKIIESCHYEKEGIVLRVRRRFCNFEVKSPAGKKGKSICVTGKDAFLGVLEEFGKELGSPENLDELEEKFPDLAWDKLEDVWKKQTSNRLLEKYKLKIPWIVDFFGHPYGAIPVNWESKAEKKRKGYDKDPHSIETLLAKRGIIKPPIKSLMLIKEALAAQDIKPDPFRPGRLFWPDIEGLLKRDEIDKILRCFTKNNVVLLEGYPASGKSSIACRLGYELVKEGKWVYYGNLTTRVGLNCQPKELPGKLREEVEEVKAEVFIIIEDIHHMLKEFDRLNPIANQKNIKLLLTSRPLKQYDIEEYFGHHEGRSLYFQWIVPENKIELKTDKDVVEKILREAGSSFSNLDPILETIGKDQPNLLLLSFLIQASKEERKQTDEIKEEEIRKSVIDHLNGLKKSACKTSQERKAFRDLIGTLSVLSEFEVPMERRFIDGGAVGNLLERLEKKKEILSLKGRIFDQEYYLLPHSRLASLYRDVCLDEEKRREVLKDYIIQGDFFGTLISRLAFEAGSLLKGLIKDSRREFIKRDLSQASIKEIGYFLGVIAWADKELAKEIARVHSDILRQKDLSQASIKEIVYFLEGIAWADEELAKEIASVHSDTLRQRISQASIKEIGYFLWGIARADKELAKEIASVHSDTLRQKDLSQASIKEIGYFLMGIARADEELAKEIASVHSDILRQKDLSQAGIEEIGYFLWGIAWADEELAKEIASVHSDILKQKDLSQASIKEIIDFLEGIARADKELAKEIASVHSDILRQKDLSQASIKEIGKFLEGIARADKELAKEIASVHSDTLRQKDLSQASIKEIGKFLEVIAWADKELAKEIASMHSDILRQRISQASIKEIGYFLMVIAWADEELAKEIASEHSDTLRQKDLSQAGIEEIGYFLWGIARADKELAKEIARVHEKILKKKLSEEKNYNARGFFIWVINAYIDPVMVKRLEKQYRGERMYSFKKVLISIKNTLFHPPF, encoded by the coding sequence ATGGGGAGCAATCCACCTTATATTAAAAATCCTGAGGCTCTTGGAGTGATAAGAGAGATTGTAAGTTATCACTGTGGGGAGATAGAAAACATAGAAGATCTCACCAAGGAGAGGATAATTGATGGTAAAAAAATTCGAATTGGTTTGCTCATTGCCCTTTTAAGGATTGCTGATACTATGGATGCTGGTGAGCAGAGGTTACCCGATGAGGAGATTATAGCAACTTCTCTTGCCCTTTCCTCTACCTGTGAGCCATTTCAAGGTCAGTTTGAACACTATATGAGAAGAAAGATTATAGAATCATGTCACTATGAGAAGGAAGGGATTGTCCTCAGAGTCAGAAGGAGATTTTGTAACTTTGAGGTTAAAAGTCCAGCAGGTAAAAAGGGAAAGTCTATCTGTGTTACAGGTAAGGATGCCTTCTTGGGTGTGTTGGAGGAGTTTGGTAAAGAACTTGGTTCACCTGAAAATTTAGATGAGCTGGAAGAAAAATTTCCTGATTTAGCATGGGATAAGCTTGAAGATGTGTGGAAAAAGCAAACGTCCAATAGATTGCTAGAAAAATACAAGCTTAAAATCCCATGGATAGTTGACTTTTTTGGACATCCTTATGGGGCAATTCCAGTTAATTGGGAATCAAAAGCTGAAAAGAAACGGAAAGGATATGATAAAGACCCACATTCTATTGAAACTCTTCTTGCTAAGCGAGGTATAATAAAACCTCCTATTAAATCCCTTATGCTAATAAAAGAAGCTTTAGCGGCACAGGATATTAAGCCAGACCCCTTTAGACCAGGCCGTCTTTTCTGGCCAGACATAGAGGGACTTTTAAAAAGAGATGAAATAGACAAGATTCTCAGATGTTTTACTAAGAATAATGTTGTGCTTTTGGAGGGTTATCCAGCAAGTGGAAAGTCATCCATAGCCTGCCGACTTGGTTATGAATTAGTGAAAGAAGGTAAATGGGTCTATTATGGAAATTTAACCACCAGGGTAGGGCTAAATTGCCAGCCTAAGGAACTGCCAGGTAAGCTTCGTGAGGAAGTAGAAGAGGTTAAAGCGGAGGTTTTCATTATCATTGAAGATATTCATCACATGCTTAAAGAATTCGATAGATTAAATCCTATCGCTAATCAGAAGAATATAAAACTTCTTCTCACCTCAAGACCTCTAAAACAGTATGATATAGAGGAATACTTCGGCCATCATGAAGGAAGGAGTCTTTACTTTCAGTGGATTGTCCCTGAAAACAAAATTGAGTTGAAGACAGACAAAGATGTGGTGGAAAAGATTTTGAGGGAAGCAGGAAGTTCTTTTAGCAATTTAGACCCTATATTAGAGACAATTGGAAAAGATCAGCCCAATCTCCTCCTTCTCTCTTTTCTGATTCAGGCCTCTAAGGAAGAAAGAAAGCAGACTGATGAAATCAAAGAAGAAGAAATCAGGAAATCGGTGATAGACCATCTGAATGGATTAAAAAAAAGCGCCTGTAAGACTTCTCAGGAGCGAAAGGCATTTAGAGACCTAATTGGCACGCTGTCTGTCCTCTCCGAATTTGAGGTGCCGATGGAAAGGAGATTTATAGATGGGGGAGCTGTTGGTAATCTCTTAGAGAGACTTGAAAAGAAAAAGGAGATCCTTTCTCTTAAGGGAAGAATTTTTGACCAGGAATATTACCTTCTTCCCCACTCTCGACTTGCTTCTCTTTATAGAGATGTTTGCCTTGATGAAGAGAAGAGGAGAGAGGTTCTTAAAGATTATATCATTCAAGGAGATTTTTTTGGCACATTGATAAGCCGGCTGGCATTTGAGGCAGGAAGTTTGCTTAAAGGCCTCATCAAAGACTCAAGAAGAGAGTTCATTAAAAGAGACCTTTCTCAGGCCAGCATTAAAGAGATAGGATATTTCCTTGGGGTTATCGCCTGGGCTGATAAAGAGCTAGCAAAAGAGATAGCAAGGGTACACAGTGATATCCTAAGGCAAAAGGATCTCTCTCAGGCCAGCATTAAAGAGATAGTATATTTCCTTGAGGGAATCGCCTGGGCTGATGAAGAGCTAGCAAAAGAGATAGCAAGTGTACACAGTGATACCCTAAGGCAAAGGATCTCTCAGGCCAGCATTAAAGAGATAGGATATTTCCTTTGGGGTATCGCCCGGGCTGATAAAGAGCTAGCAAAAGAGATAGCAAGTGTACACAGTGATACCCTAAGGCAAAAGGATCTCTCTCAGGCCAGCATTAAAGAGATAGGATATTTCCTTATGGGTATCGCCCGGGCTGATGAAGAGCTAGCAAAAGAGATAGCAAGTGTACACAGTGATATCCTAAGGCAAAAGGATCTCTCTCAGGCCGGTATTGAAGAGATAGGATATTTCCTTTGGGGAATCGCCTGGGCTGATGAAGAGCTAGCAAAAGAGATAGCAAGTGTACACAGTGATATCCTAAAGCAAAAGGATCTCTCTCAGGCCAGTATTAAAGAGATAATAGATTTCCTTGAGGGTATCGCCCGGGCTGATAAAGAGCTAGCAAAAGAGATAGCAAGTGTACACAGTGATATCCTAAGGCAAAAGGATCTCTCTCAGGCCAGTATTAAAGAGATAGGAAAGTTCCTTGAGGGTATCGCCCGGGCTGATAAAGAGCTAGCAAAAGAGATAGCAAGTGTACACAGTGATACCCTAAGGCAAAAGGATCTCTCTCAGGCCAGCATTAAAGAGATAGGAAAGTTCCTTGAGGTTATCGCCTGGGCTGATAAAGAGCTAGCAAAAGAAATAGCAAGCATGCACAGTGATATCCTAAGGCAAAGGATCTCTCAGGCCAGCATTAAAGAGATAGGATATTTCCTTATGGTTATCGCCTGGGCTGATGAAGAGCTAGCAAAAGAAATAGCAAGTGAGCACAGTGATACCCTAAGGCAAAAGGATCTTTCTCAGGCCGGTATTGAAGAGATAGGATATTTCCTTTGGGGTATCGCCCGGGCTGATAAAGAGCTAGCAAAAGAGATAGCAAGGGTGCACGAAAAAATATTGAAAAAGAAACTGTCTGAGGAGAAAAATTATAACGCTAGGGGGTTCTTTATATGGGTGATCAATGCGTACATCGATCCCGTCATGGTCAAGAGGCTAGAAAAACAATATCGGGGCGAGAGGATGTATTCTTTTAAGAAGGTTTTAATATCAATTAAAAACACCCTTTTCCATCCACCTTTTTAG